The genomic segment GGACGCAGAAGAAGAAACGCCGCTGGGCTATCTGGATCTGCGCGTGCATCTGGGCGAGGAGCAGGATTTTGTGTATCAGGTCTGGCCGCAGCAATATTCGGTGCCGGGCTTTACCTATCGCGCCCGCAGCGGGAAATCCCACTATTACCGTCTGGAAACTTTCCTGCTGGAAGGCAGCCAGGGCAATGACCTGATGGATTACAATAAAGAGCAGGTGATCATCGATATTCTCGATCAGTACGAGCGTCACCTTAACTTTATCCACCTCCATCGCGAGGCACCGGGTAATAACCTGGTGTTCCCGGAGCTGTAACCCTAATGAGGCCACGCAAGTGGCCTTATTTTTCCCCTGAAAGGAGGCCTCACCATGGAACGCTGGACGCTGCACTGGCTGGAAGCGCAGGGCGATTTGACGGCGTATCGCGCAAAGATTGCCGAAGAATGCGCCGCGGCGTATCACACGCTCGCGAAGGTGATGACGCCGCCGCGTCTCGATATTCTGGTGCACCGCGCGCCAGGGCAGGTTATCCCGGAAATCGGCATGGCGGGCCGGGCGTATCATGGCGCGCTGTTTAGTGTGGGTATCGATGAGGATAATCCCCAGTTCAGTATGTCGCTCACCGACGGCACGCTCAGACGACAAATTCTGCATGAGGTGCACCACTGCCTGCGGATGGCCGGGCCAGGCTATGGCTGGACGCCTGGCGAGGCGATGGTAAGCGAAGGGCTGGCGGGACAGTTTGTGGCATGGCTTATGGGCAGCAAGCCGGAGCCCTGGGAATGTGCGCTAAACAGCGCTGCGTTCGCGGCGGTACCGGTCAGTAGCGCCACGCTTGCCGATGCCCGCTACGATCACGCGGCGTGGTTTTTTGGCAGCGGGTCGCTACCGCGATGGTTTGGCTATACGCTCGGTTATGAGATGGTCGCCGCCTGGCTTCGCGATGAAGGGGAACCGGATCCCGACCAGTGGATAGCGGTGGACGCGCAGGACGTCATTGCGGCGGCGCGCCGTCAGGGGCTGGTTGGCGAATAACTGTGAGCCGTGTTACGCGCTGCGGGCGTTACGGCTGGCTCTGCGTATGCTGCAACCGACGCGCCCGACAGATGCGGGCGTGATTTTCATCTGCCCACTGCACCAGCTTTTGCATCGGCTCCAGAAAGGAGTTTCCCAGTTCGGTCAGCGCATATTCCACTTTGGGCGGCACCTCCGGGTAGACCGTCCGGCTGATGTAACCGTCGGTTTCCAGCCGCTTCAGCGTGCGTGAGAGCATCTGGCGCGAAATATCACCAATTTCCCGGTTCAGTTCATTAAAGCGTACGGTGCGCCCCGCCAGCGCTTCCAGAATCAGCAAACTCCACTGATCGCCAATCTGATTTAACACGTCGCGGATAGGGCATGGCTGCCCGAACTGCGCGATATCGTCATACTCTTTTTTCGTCATCGTCATGCCTGAACCCTTTGCCAATAGTCAGCGTCGTGTGACTTAGTACGACGCGCGTGACTTCTTGTTGCCATGTTGCAGGCAATGTACCATTCGCCTCCCTAAAGGTCTATTTCTGTGACCAGGTATGATTACGCGACTGCAAGGCGCACCACTGATACGCGCCGCAGGCACAATATTAAGGAGACTACGATGAAAAAAGTTGTTCAGGGCGTTTTACTGGCGGGCAGCCTGCTGACGGCAGGGATGGCGGTGGCGGCACCGGCGGCGCATCAACCGGCGGCCGAAGAGGCGAACCGTAAGCTGGTGCTGAAGTTTTATGACCGCTTCTTCAATCAGCATGACACGGGCGCGGCAGACGTCGTGGCGGAAAACTATCGCCAGCACAACCCGGATGTGCCGGACGGCAAGGCGCCGTTTGTGAATTACTTCAGCGGATTCTTTAAGGAAAACCCGCAGTCGCGCGCGAAAGTTATTCGCAGCGCCACCGACGGTGATCTGGTCTGGTTGCAGGTGCATTCGACGAACGGCAAGCAGGATAAGGGGCAGGCGGTGCTGGATATTTTCCGCGTGAGCGACGGCAAGATTGTGGAGCACTGGGATATTATTCAGAACGTCCCGGAGAAAGCGGCTAATAACAACACCATGTTTTAACCCCGCACCGTTTCCTCTCTGGCGCCACGCAGTTGCGCGGCGCCAGATAACCCTTGATATCCCGTTTCATTGGCTAATGCCGCCTGCGCGGATTATGACGACAGTATGAGGTTATTCTGAAACCGCCTGTTAACCTGACGGTGAGTCTCATTTGCGGCATCTCTTCAGGCAGCCAGTCCCAATGCGCGCAATACTGTTATTTTCTCCGTCCGGCCCGCCGGGCGGGACTGAAACAGACAGAAAACGATGAGGGACGTCGAATGCTAAAACCGAGCGACTATGCCAAAGCCGAAGGCTATAACGAACTGACGCACGCCATTGGCAGCGGACCTGCCGGTCAGCTTATTGCGCATACGGTACGCGCGCTGGGCGTGGAAGATAAAGAGATGCTGGGCAACCTGTTAAAAGTCGAGTGTAAAAAGCTCGCGAAGCTTGCGGGCCACTTTGAGCGCTTACGCCCCGCGCATCCGGGCGCGGCCAATACAGAGCAGACGCAAGAGCAGGCAATTGAAGATGCGGCGCAGTGGATTGCCGGGGCATCCAACTCGGCGGCGATAAGCGCTCCGCTGATTAAAAGCTATCTCAACCACTACCTGACCTTTGATT from the Cronobacter condimenti 1330 genome contains:
- a CDS encoding winged helix-turn-helix transcriptional regulator → MTKKEYDDIAQFGQPCPIRDVLNQIGDQWSLLILEALAGRTVRFNELNREIGDISRQMLSRTLKRLETDGYISRTVYPEVPPKVEYALTELGNSFLEPMQKLVQWADENHARICRARRLQHTQSQP
- a CDS encoding DUF2268 domain-containing putative Zn-dependent protease (predicted Zn-dependent protease with a strongly conserved HExxH motif) translates to MERWTLHWLEAQGDLTAYRAKIAEECAAAYHTLAKVMTPPRLDILVHRAPGQVIPEIGMAGRAYHGALFSVGIDEDNPQFSMSLTDGTLRRQILHEVHHCLRMAGPGYGWTPGEAMVSEGLAGQFVAWLMGSKPEPWECALNSAAFAAVPVSSATLADARYDHAAWFFGSGSLPRWFGYTLGYEMVAAWLRDEGEPDPDQWIAVDAQDVIAAARRQGLVGE
- a CDS encoding nuclear transport factor 2 family protein, whose product is MKKVVQGVLLAGSLLTAGMAVAAPAAHQPAAEEANRKLVLKFYDRFFNQHDTGAADVVAENYRQHNPDVPDGKAPFVNYFSGFFKENPQSRAKVIRSATDGDLVWLQVHSTNGKQDKGQAVLDIFRVSDGKIVEHWDIIQNVPEKAANNNTMF
- a CDS encoding Fic family protein translates to MLKPSDYAKAEGYNELTHAIGSGPAGQLIAHTVRALGVEDKEMLGNLLKVECKKLAKLAGHFERLRPAHPGAANTEQTQEQAIEDAAQWIAGASNSAAISAPLIKSYLNHYLTFDFSISSIVDVDELHRRVAPGASTTPRGIVPNDTPVPSSFSGRELFSQQLAKRAVSDHSPLYPQSLFAWITGWHPFPDGNGRTARAAYAITAIRNGTWRRLSKADEDLLSGL